Proteins co-encoded in one Alphaproteobacteria bacterium PA2 genomic window:
- a CDS encoding IclR family transcriptional regulator, with amino-acid sequence MVEEKNIVKSVGKAFSVLEAFGPDACEMVLADIARAAKLDNATAFRLLNTLVMLGYVERVQDTRRFRLTFKCLELGFNAIARSDLRSLGRPFLRAIVNDRLEAASIGVLDGHEVVYIERIQAGLERLAVDIRVGNRVPAYSSAIGRAILSRMPVDIQRSILQSAPPRRLTDQTLIDVDQILGQIAKATAAGYAVSDQETVTGLRVIAAPITDIDGVPIAAISAAAPAFGRSLEDFIGDARDLTCDAAARLSLALRASGGMAAQRSVT; translated from the coding sequence ATGGTTGAAGAGAAGAACATCGTAAAATCAGTCGGCAAGGCCTTCTCGGTCCTGGAGGCTTTTGGTCCGGACGCCTGTGAAATGGTGCTGGCTGACATCGCCCGGGCGGCCAAGCTGGACAATGCGACAGCGTTCCGGCTCCTGAACACCCTGGTCATGCTCGGCTATGTCGAGAGGGTCCAGGATACCCGACGGTTTCGATTGACCTTCAAGTGCCTGGAGCTTGGCTTCAACGCCATCGCGCGGTCCGACCTTCGGAGCCTGGGCCGGCCCTTCCTGCGCGCCATCGTCAATGACCGGCTGGAGGCCGCTTCGATTGGCGTGCTCGACGGCCATGAGGTGGTCTATATCGAACGAATTCAGGCCGGACTTGAGCGGCTTGCCGTCGACATCCGTGTCGGCAACCGGGTGCCGGCCTACTCATCAGCAATCGGTCGGGCCATACTTTCCCGCATGCCGGTGGATATCCAGCGGTCCATCCTTCAGTCAGCGCCGCCGCGACGGCTGACAGACCAGACCTTGATCGATGTTGACCAGATCCTGGGGCAAATCGCGAAGGCGACTGCCGCCGGCTATGCTGTATCCGACCAGGAGACCGTCACCGGCCTTCGGGTAATTGCAGCGCCCATTACGGACATTGATGGCGTGCCGATCGCCGCGATCAGCGCCGCAGCCCCGGCCTTTGGCCGGAGCCTTGAAGACTTCATCGGCGATGCGCGCGATCTCACCTGCGACGCCGCCGCCCGGCTTTCCCTCGCTCTTCGCGCTTCGGGCGGCATGGCCGCCCAGCGATCCGTCACCTAA
- a CDS encoding dihydrodipicolinate synthase family protein produces the protein MPHTLDLKGLIPAIAIPFADDFSIDAAGLTRFAKWLSGQRGIKALMTNGHTGEVFSLTPAERVEVTRITVAAVEGRVPIISSIVCEGIIDAIDQACQAKEAGASALDIMPPHHWLRFGFRPQHVIDYFTAIGDACQLPLVVHVYPAWTKASFSSELLAELARMDHVHAFKIGTREMNKYARDLKAIRAAAPEKALLTCHDEYLLASLVQGVDGALVGFASLIPNLIQDLLEAVARGDLVEAMRIQGMIDPLKEAVYGDGEPTGEAHACMKAAMAAAGIFTSGTVRAPTIAPSQQELVRIAAAVKGAGLVQRTAA, from the coding sequence GTGCCGCATACCCTCGACCTCAAGGGACTCATCCCCGCCATCGCCATCCCGTTCGCTGACGACTTCAGCATCGATGCGGCCGGTTTGACCCGCTTCGCCAAATGGCTCTCGGGGCAGCGCGGCATCAAGGCGCTGATGACCAACGGACATACCGGGGAGGTATTCTCCCTGACGCCGGCAGAGCGGGTCGAGGTTACGCGGATCACGGTCGCTGCCGTCGAGGGGAGGGTGCCCATCATCTCCTCCATCGTCTGCGAGGGGATCATCGATGCAATAGATCAAGCCTGTCAGGCAAAGGAGGCCGGCGCTTCGGCCCTCGACATCATGCCGCCGCACCACTGGCTGAGGTTTGGTTTCCGGCCCCAGCATGTGATCGACTATTTCACCGCCATTGGCGACGCCTGCCAGCTTCCCCTTGTGGTTCATGTCTATCCGGCCTGGACCAAGGCCTCCTTTTCTTCGGAGCTTCTTGCTGAACTGGCGCGGATGGATCATGTCCATGCCTTCAAGATCGGCACCCGGGAGATGAACAAGTACGCCCGGGACCTTAAGGCCATCCGGGCAGCGGCGCCCGAAAAGGCCCTCCTGACCTGCCACGATGAATACCTGCTGGCCTCCCTGGTCCAGGGTGTCGACGGCGCTCTGGTGGGCTTCGCATCGCTCATTCCCAACCTGATCCAGGACCTGCTCGAGGCGGTCGCCCGGGGCGATCTGGTCGAGGCCATGAGGATCCAGGGCATGATCGATCCGCTGAAGGAGGCCGTCTATGGCGATGGCGAACCCACGGGTGAAGCTCATGCCTGCATGAAGGCCGCCATGGCGGCGGCGGGTATCTTCACCAGCGGAACTGTTCGGGCGCCGACCATCGCGCCGTCACAACAGGAGCTGGTCAGGATCGCAGCGGCCGTCAAGGGCGCGGGCCTGGTCCAGCGTACCGCGGCCTAG
- a CDS encoding oxidoreductase, with the protein MSGIPDGAILVTGSQSGIGAAIASRLVREGRQVIGVDLVASAEAGSGYLQFGADLTDPAQIHALLERLPPIAGLVHAAGFMRTGDIASLDPGDGQSMWAIHVQALVLLAQRLVPAMPRGGRLLAIGSRTSTGAGGKSQYAACKAAVTALIRSWAIELAPSGVTANVIAPAATATGMLVDPKRTLAPVVPPIGRYIEPDEIAALAAFILSPEASAITGQELLICGGASLS; encoded by the coding sequence CTGTCCGGCATCCCTGACGGCGCCATCCTGGTGACCGGAAGCCAATCCGGCATCGGCGCGGCCATCGCCAGCCGGCTTGTCCGCGAGGGGCGTCAGGTGATTGGCGTGGATCTTGTGGCGTCGGCTGAGGCTGGGTCAGGTTATCTGCAATTCGGCGCAGATCTGACAGATCCCGCCCAGATTCACGCTCTTCTTGAACGCCTTCCGCCGATAGCCGGGCTGGTTCACGCTGCTGGCTTCATGCGGACGGGTGACATCGCATCCCTGGATCCGGGCGATGGCCAGTCAATGTGGGCGATCCACGTCCAGGCCCTGGTTCTGCTCGCCCAGCGACTGGTTCCCGCCATGCCCCGCGGCGGCCGTCTCCTGGCGATAGGAAGCAGGACGAGCACCGGCGCCGGAGGCAAGAGTCAGTATGCCGCCTGCAAGGCGGCGGTGACGGCCCTGATCCGCAGTTGGGCCATCGAGCTGGCGCCCTCCGGGGTGACCGCCAACGTCATTGCTCCGGCGGCGACGGCGACGGGAATGCTCGTCGACCCCAAGCGGACCCTGGCGCCTGTGGTGCCGCCCATCGGCCGATACATCGAACCCGACGAGATCGCGGCTTTGGCAGCCTTTATTCTCAGCCCCGAAGCATCCGCCATTACCGGCCAGGAGCTTCTCATCTGCGGCGGCGCTTCGCTCTCGTGA
- a CDS encoding mandelate racemase, with protein MTTPRIVDIVEVTKPISSPIRNAYIDFSKMTSSLVAVVTNVVRDGRRVVGYGFNSNGRYGQGGLIRERFADRIKEADPATLLDETGENLDPHRIWAALMTNEKPGGHGERSVAVGTIDMAVWDAVAKIAGKPLFRLLAERKGREANPRVFVYAAGGYYYPGKDDTALRAEMRSYIDRGYNVVKMKIGGESLATDARRIESVLAEIGSDAQLAVDANGRFDTLTAIEYAKVLRNYPLFWYEEAGDPLDYHLQSVLAEFYPGPMATGENLFSHQDAANLLRYGGMRPDRDWLQFDCALSYGLVEYLRTLDVLATAGWSPARCIPHGGHQMSLNIAAGLGLGGNESYPDLFQPYGGFPDGVRVESGHIVMPELPGIGFEGKSDLISVMRDLAE; from the coding sequence GTGACCACCCCGCGTATTGTCGACATTGTCGAAGTCACCAAGCCCATCTCTTCACCGATCCGGAACGCCTATATCGACTTTTCGAAGATGACCTCCAGCCTCGTTGCGGTGGTCACCAATGTCGTTCGTGATGGTCGTCGTGTCGTCGGGTATGGCTTCAATTCCAATGGCCGGTACGGGCAGGGCGGCTTGATCCGGGAGCGATTTGCCGATCGGATCAAGGAAGCCGATCCTGCCACCCTGCTTGATGAAACCGGTGAGAACCTGGATCCGCACCGGATCTGGGCGGCCCTCATGACCAATGAGAAACCCGGAGGTCACGGAGAACGGTCGGTCGCCGTTGGCACCATCGACATGGCGGTCTGGGACGCGGTAGCCAAGATTGCGGGAAAGCCCCTGTTCAGGCTGCTGGCGGAAAGAAAAGGGCGCGAGGCCAACCCCAGGGTCTTCGTCTACGCAGCCGGAGGCTACTATTATCCGGGTAAGGACGATACAGCCCTGCGGGCCGAGATGCGTAGCTATATCGATCGTGGCTACAATGTCGTGAAAATGAAGATTGGCGGCGAAAGTCTGGCGACAGACGCCCGTCGAATTGAATCGGTCCTGGCGGAAATCGGATCAGATGCCCAGCTGGCGGTCGACGCGAACGGGCGGTTCGATACGCTCACAGCCATAGAGTACGCCAAGGTTCTCCGGAACTATCCGCTCTTCTGGTACGAAGAGGCGGGCGACCCGCTGGACTACCACCTGCAATCCGTACTGGCCGAGTTCTATCCCGGGCCCATGGCCACGGGTGAGAACCTGTTCAGCCATCAGGACGCAGCCAACCTGCTACGATATGGCGGCATGCGCCCCGATCGCGACTGGCTGCAGTTTGACTGCGCCCTGTCCTACGGCCTTGTTGAATACCTGCGGACCCTCGATGTCCTGGCCACGGCCGGATGGTCTCCCGCGCGCTGCATTCCCCATGGCGGCCACCAGATGTCCCTCAACATAGCCGCCGGCCTGGGGCTTGGCGGAAACGAAAGCTACCCGGACCTTTTCCAGCCCTATGGGGGCTTCCCCGACGGTGTCCGGGTGGAAAGCGGACACATCGTCATGCCTGAGCTGCCGGGCATCGGCTTTGAGGGCAAGAGCGACCTGATTTCAGTGATGCGCGATCTCGCAGAGTAA
- a CDS encoding sodium:solute symporter — translation MTASYMREAMIIGSIIVYILLTSVWAWVLRSKTSAQFMVGSRTLPAVVIGVLLMSEFIGAKSTVGTAQEAFEKGIAAGWSVVAASIGFLLLGLFFARQIYNSNQHTISGLIEQRFGNGTRIVVSIIMIYALLLVNVGNYLSGAAVLKSALHVDLTVAAFIIAAFSAVYYVFGGLKSIAYVTVLHSIVKLAGIAILVAVAARLAGGITPMHAALPQYYFTLDGTIGAPTIFAWIVGTVGAIFSTQYIVQAIASNRDTSSARTSVLLSALFCLPLGFALAFIGVAARYLYPDQDSLFALPVFISKMSAPLAAIVSVSLVASVLVSVSTVALATTALVMRDFYTPWRKPGPEAELKATRYVSLAVGLTPLICVFFAPHILELSFFTRALRLSIAIVALIGVFLPFVGSPRSAITALVASGLATTAWYLLGNPFHIDNIFVAAIVPILVLGAGRLMGGPAAPPPTPAEG, via the coding sequence ATGACCGCAAGTTATATGCGTGAAGCAATGATCATAGGTTCGATCATCGTCTATATCCTGCTGACGAGCGTGTGGGCCTGGGTTCTTCGAAGCAAGACCAGCGCCCAGTTCATGGTCGGGTCGCGAACGCTTCCAGCCGTCGTCATCGGCGTGTTGCTGATGTCGGAATTCATCGGCGCCAAATCCACGGTCGGCACTGCACAGGAGGCCTTTGAAAAAGGGATTGCCGCAGGGTGGTCCGTGGTCGCAGCCTCGATCGGCTTCCTGCTTCTCGGTCTTTTCTTTGCGCGCCAGATCTACAATTCCAACCAGCACACCATATCGGGCCTGATCGAGCAGAGGTTCGGCAATGGAACCCGTATCGTGGTGTCGATCATCATGATCTACGCCCTGCTGCTGGTGAATGTGGGAAACTATCTGAGCGGCGCGGCCGTCCTGAAATCAGCCCTGCACGTAGACCTTACCGTCGCAGCCTTCATCATCGCCGCCTTCAGCGCCGTCTACTACGTCTTTGGCGGTCTCAAGAGCATTGCCTATGTCACTGTGCTCCACAGCATCGTGAAACTGGCCGGGATCGCAATTCTGGTGGCGGTCGCCGCAAGGCTTGCGGGCGGGATTACACCCATGCACGCGGCCTTGCCGCAGTACTATTTCACCCTCGACGGCACGATCGGCGCCCCGACCATATTTGCGTGGATTGTGGGAACTGTCGGGGCGATCTTCTCGACGCAGTACATCGTCCAGGCTATCGCCTCCAACCGCGATACGTCGTCGGCGCGCACCTCTGTTCTCCTGTCGGCGCTTTTCTGTCTTCCGCTGGGCTTTGCCCTGGCCTTTATCGGCGTCGCGGCTCGATATCTGTACCCCGACCAGGACAGCCTCTTCGCGCTCCCGGTCTTCATCTCGAAAATGTCGGCGCCCCTGGCGGCTATCGTTTCGGTTTCGCTGGTGGCGTCCGTTCTGGTCAGTGTCAGCACGGTGGCTCTGGCGACCACAGCCCTGGTCATGCGGGATTTCTATACGCCCTGGCGCAAGCCTGGCCCTGAGGCCGAGCTGAAGGCCACCCGTTATGTGTCGCTGGCTGTCGGTCTGACGCCACTGATCTGCGTCTTTTTCGCACCGCACATCCTGGAGCTTTCGTTCTTTACGCGGGCCCTGCGGCTTTCCATTGCCATCGTCGCCCTGATCGGCGTCTTCCTGCCCTTTGTCGGGTCACCCAGATCGGCGATCACTGCACTGGTCGCCAGTGGTCTCGCCACCACCGCCTGGTACCTGCTGGGCAACCCGTTCCACATCGACAACATCTTTGTCGCAGCCATCGTGCCGATTCTTGTCCTGGGCGCAGGCCGCCTCATGGGCGGCCCTGCCGCGCCTCCGCCAACTCCAGCTGAGGGATAA
- a CDS encoding alpha/beta hydrolase: MNRFFSFRRMAVPTSAAFATALAGATSVAFAQQIEVAPNGATSIPAMEVPSSNLYSAEGNASRVEHILTERTLKGKSIDDLNAALFGPRLERTKAAYAVAISPQVIGGVKVLVYTPRGGVKPADRDKVLINLHGGGFVGCFVECGGLEAIPTAALTGFKVISVDYRLAQVAPFPAATQDVAAVYREVLKTTPARKVGVFGCSAGGLLTAQSLAWFQHHGLPRPGAAGIFCAGADSGMGGDSRIIGMLLGDGERPAEARPAPTSPPTSGYLRGVSLTDPDAYPARDGKTLAAFPPTLVVTGTRDFAMSSAVNLHSKLVASGVAADLHVWEGGRHAFFYDIRVPEAREAFDVVKAFFRSRLR, translated from the coding sequence ATGAACCGGTTTTTTTCGTTCAGACGCATGGCGGTCCCTACATCCGCCGCTTTCGCCACGGCCCTGGCCGGCGCGACCTCGGTGGCTTTCGCCCAACAGATTGAGGTCGCGCCCAATGGCGCCACATCGATCCCGGCCATGGAGGTCCCGAGCAGCAACCTCTACAGCGCGGAAGGCAATGCATCCCGCGTCGAGCACATCCTCACCGAGCGGACGCTCAAGGGCAAATCCATTGATGACCTCAACGCGGCCCTGTTTGGGCCGCGGCTGGAGCGAACCAAGGCTGCCTATGCCGTAGCAATTTCCCCGCAGGTCATCGGGGGCGTCAAGGTTCTGGTCTATACGCCCAGGGGCGGGGTCAAACCCGCTGACAGGGACAAGGTCCTGATCAACCTGCACGGTGGCGGCTTTGTCGGCTGTTTTGTGGAGTGCGGTGGGCTTGAGGCCATTCCGACGGCGGCCCTTACCGGCTTCAAGGTCATCAGCGTCGACTATCGCCTGGCTCAGGTCGCGCCATTTCCTGCGGCGACCCAGGATGTGGCGGCGGTCTATCGGGAAGTCCTGAAGACCACACCTGCCCGGAAGGTTGGTGTTTTTGGCTGCTCTGCCGGGGGCCTGCTCACCGCACAGTCTCTCGCCTGGTTCCAGCATCACGGACTTCCCCGGCCGGGAGCTGCCGGCATCTTCTGTGCTGGCGCCGATTCCGGCATGGGCGGGGACTCGCGGATCATCGGCATGCTGCTTGGCGATGGGGAACGGCCCGCCGAGGCAAGGCCGGCGCCGACCTCGCCGCCGACTTCAGGATACCTCAGAGGCGTCTCCCTGACGGACCCCGATGCCTATCCCGCCAGGGATGGCAAAACCCTGGCGGCCTTTCCGCCGACCCTGGTTGTTACCGGAACCCGGGATTTCGCCATGAGCAGCGCCGTCAATCTGCACAGCAAGCTCGTGGCGTCCGGCGTCGCCGCAGACCTGCACGTCTGGGAGGGAGGGCGCCATGCCTTCTTCTATGACATCCGGGTCCCTGAGGCGCGTGAGGCCTTCGACGTGGTCAAGGCCTTCTTCAGGTCAAGACTGCGTTAG
- a CDS encoding carboxymethylenebutenolidase, whose protein sequence is MTEGRKIPAEAVDLYTRFIHGEISRRAFVSGVGKHAVGGLTAATIINALMPNYALGQQVRKDDERIKASYVTIPSPNGNGSIRGYLVRPNSADTRSATPAKLPGVIVIHENRGLNPHTEDVARRFALENFMAFAPDTLTSLGGYPGDDYKGGQMFAKIDRAKMTEDLVAAARWLKDRPDCTGKIAATGFCFGGGQSNALAAILGEDLAAAAPFYGSATPAADVPRIKAAILINHGALDSALAAGYAAQEAELKKNNIRYEGHLWPNSVHGFFNDATPERYNKVTAPQAWTRMIEWFNTYTRS, encoded by the coding sequence ATGACCGAAGGCCGCAAAATTCCTGCCGAGGCCGTTGATCTCTACACCCGCTTCATCCACGGCGAGATCAGCCGTCGCGCCTTTGTCAGCGGAGTCGGCAAGCACGCGGTTGGCGGACTTACGGCAGCGACGATCATCAACGCCCTGATGCCCAATTATGCCCTGGGGCAGCAGGTCCGGAAGGACGATGAACGGATCAAGGCCTCTTATGTGACCATACCCTCGCCCAATGGAAATGGATCCATTCGCGGCTATCTGGTCCGTCCCAACAGTGCAGACACCCGAAGCGCCACCCCGGCCAAGCTGCCGGGCGTCATCGTGATCCATGAAAACCGGGGCCTGAATCCTCATACTGAAGATGTGGCCCGCCGGTTCGCCCTGGAGAATTTCATGGCCTTTGCCCCTGACACCCTGACCTCCCTGGGCGGCTATCCCGGTGACGACTACAAGGGGGGCCAGATGTTCGCCAAGATCGACCGGGCGAAGATGACTGAAGATCTGGTCGCTGCGGCGAGGTGGCTCAAGGACCGCCCCGACTGCACGGGCAAGATCGCGGCCACCGGATTCTGCTTTGGGGGCGGACAATCCAATGCCCTGGCGGCCATCCTCGGCGAAGACCTGGCCGCGGCGGCGCCGTTCTACGGCTCTGCGACCCCGGCGGCGGATGTTCCCAGGATCAAGGCGGCCATTCTGATCAATCACGGCGCCCTGGATTCAGCCCTGGCCGCCGGCTATGCGGCGCAGGAAGCCGAATTGAAAAAGAACAATATCCGCTATGAGGGCCATCTCTGGCCCAATTCCGTCCACGGCTTCTTCAACGACGCCACACCGGAACGATACAACAAGGTGACCGCTCCCCAGGCCTGGACCCGGATGATCGAGTGGTTCAACACCTATACCCGCAGCTGA
- a CDS encoding 2-dehydro-3-deoxy-6-phosphogalactonate aldolase (catalyzes the formation of D-glyceraldehyde 3-phosphate and pyruvate from 2-dehydro-3-deoxy-D-galactonate 6-phosphate; functions in galactonate metabolism), translated as MTSFQAAFEEAPLVAILRGVRPDEVASIAEALFAAGLRLVEVPLNSPQPLESISALRQMEGRMIWGAGTVLTPDQVDAVAGVGGRMIVSPNTSPAVILRTVELGLEPLPGFATATEAFAALDAGARRLKLFPAASYGPDHLKALKAVLPVEAEVIPVGGVGPDQMAAWKAAGARGFGLGSDLYKPGMTADEVGRRASAALTALRAA; from the coding sequence ATGACAAGTTTCCAGGCCGCCTTCGAAGAAGCGCCTCTTGTCGCAATCCTGCGGGGGGTCCGCCCCGATGAAGTGGCGTCCATCGCCGAGGCGCTTTTTGCTGCCGGACTTCGTCTGGTCGAGGTGCCTCTCAATTCCCCCCAACCGCTCGAAAGCATTTCAGCCCTTCGACAGATGGAAGGGCGGATGATCTGGGGCGCGGGTACGGTGCTCACTCCGGATCAGGTTGACGCGGTCGCAGGGGTTGGAGGGCGAATGATCGTCAGTCCGAATACAAGCCCTGCGGTCATACTCCGCACGGTCGAACTGGGTCTGGAGCCACTGCCAGGGTTCGCAACCGCGACCGAAGCCTTCGCCGCCCTTGACGCCGGCGCCAGACGGCTGAAGCTCTTTCCTGCGGCCAGCTATGGTCCTGATCACCTCAAGGCCCTGAAGGCTGTCCTTCCGGTCGAGGCCGAAGTCATTCCTGTTGGAGGAGTGGGGCCAGACCAGATGGCGGCATGGAAGGCGGCGGGCGCCCGGGGTTTCGGTCTCGGGTCGGACCTCTACAAGCCCGGCATGACAGCCGATGAGGTCGGGCGCCGTGCTTCGGCCGCATTGACGGCCCTACGTGCGGCGTAA
- a CDS encoding acetyl-CoA acetyltransferase (Catalyzes the synthesis of acetoacetyl coenzyme A from two molecules of acetyl coenzyme A. It can also act as a thiolase, catalyzing the reverse reaction and generating two-carbon units from the four-carbon product of fatty acid oxidation) — MAAEVFILGGAQTDFARNIEREGGGMFELFRDAAEAAFATTGIEPREVQTAHVGNFVGELFAGQGQLGGFFGHVHPDMAGIPTSRHEAACASGSIAILAASAEIEAGRYGLALVLGIELMRNVPGQRAAEYLGSAAWAGQEAQDARYLWPYMFSNVAEEYEERFGLDRAHLRGISEIAFANAKKNPNSQTRKWAITPDHFTDNDELNPHIEGSLRKADCGQVTDGAAAIFLASREVAEQYAKRRGIALESIPRIKGWGHATAPLLYSTKVNASRGQPYVFPTVRKAMMDALGRAGMEDIYACDGVEVHDCFSITEYMAIDHFGITPPGQSWRAVEDGTIALGGRLPVNPSGGLIGLGHPVGATGVRMALDAWRQVSGNAGDYQVEGARNFATFNVGGSATTSVSLVVGV; from the coding sequence ATGGCCGCTGAAGTTTTCATTCTGGGCGGCGCCCAGACCGATTTTGCCCGGAATATCGAGCGCGAAGGCGGTGGCATGTTCGAGCTTTTCCGCGACGCCGCCGAGGCGGCCTTTGCCACTACGGGAATTGAGCCCCGTGAGGTCCAGACCGCCCATGTCGGCAATTTCGTGGGAGAGCTGTTTGCCGGTCAGGGTCAGCTGGGCGGATTCTTCGGCCATGTGCACCCCGACATGGCAGGCATTCCGACCTCGCGCCATGAAGCGGCCTGCGCGTCTGGCAGCATCGCCATTCTGGCGGCCAGCGCCGAGATCGAGGCTGGACGGTATGGTCTGGCCCTGGTGCTGGGCATTGAGCTCATGCGCAATGTGCCTGGCCAGCGCGCAGCGGAGTATCTGGGATCAGCCGCCTGGGCCGGGCAGGAGGCGCAGGACGCCCGCTATCTCTGGCCCTACATGTTCTCAAACGTCGCCGAAGAATATGAGGAGCGCTTCGGCCTCGACCGGGCCCATCTGCGGGGCATTTCCGAAATCGCCTTCGCCAACGCCAAGAAGAATCCCAACTCACAGACGCGCAAGTGGGCGATCACTCCTGACCACTTCACCGACAATGACGAGCTGAACCCGCACATCGAGGGCAGCCTGCGCAAGGCCGATTGTGGTCAGGTGACCGACGGCGCGGCAGCCATCTTCCTGGCCTCCCGAGAGGTGGCAGAGCAGTACGCCAAGCGGCGTGGCATTGCGCTGGAGAGCATTCCGCGCATCAAGGGCTGGGGCCACGCTACCGCCCCTCTGCTCTACTCTACAAAGGTGAATGCCAGCCGTGGACAGCCCTATGTCTTCCCGACCGTGCGCAAGGCGATGATGGACGCCCTGGGTCGCGCCGGCATGGAGGATATCTATGCCTGTGACGGGGTAGAGGTGCACGACTGCTTCTCGATCACCGAATACATGGCCATTGACCACTTCGGCATAACGCCCCCAGGCCAGAGCTGGCGGGCTGTTGAAGACGGCACCATCGCCCTGGGCGGCCGCCTGCCCGTCAATCCGTCAGGCGGACTGATCGGCCTGGGCCATCCGGTGGGCGCAACCGGCGTGCGCATGGCCCTGGACGCCTGGCGTCAGGTTTCAGGCAATGCCGGCGACTATCAGGTGGAAGGCGCCAGGAATTTCGCCACCTTCAATGTTGGCGGCAGCGCCACAACCTCGGTCAGCCTGGTGGTGGGCGTCTAG
- a CDS encoding NAD/FAD-dependent oxidoreductase, producing the protein MHIGIIGAGMAGLACAERLAESGHKVLLFDKGRGAGGRMSVRRTETPMGEAAFDHGAQYFTVRDPGFQARAEAWIRAGLIAPWPAAGEDAFVGTPGMNAPLREMAGRFEVHWGARVMQLAPDGAGWRVVLENGASQAVAAVVVALPAEQAAELTASVSPDFSALAEATPTDPCWTVMAAFSERLETGIDCWRGDEASPLVWAARNSSKPGRTGPEAWVLQASPAWSRTHLEASAEEVIPALLGALFDSLAISPAHPIAQSAHRWRYARSGTQGSGALWDPRRCLGLCGDWLLGPRVEAAWLSGTRLADLVGN; encoded by the coding sequence ATGCATATCGGGATCATAGGTGCAGGCATGGCGGGCCTGGCGTGCGCCGAACGCCTGGCGGAATCCGGTCACAAGGTCCTGCTTTTCGACAAGGGGCGCGGCGCCGGCGGCCGGATGTCGGTTCGCCGGACAGAGACTCCGATGGGAGAAGCCGCCTTCGACCACGGCGCCCAGTATTTCACCGTTCGGGACCCGGGCTTTCAGGCCAGAGCCGAGGCCTGGATCCGGGCAGGCCTGATTGCACCCTGGCCTGCGGCCGGAGAAGACGCCTTTGTCGGCACGCCAGGCATGAACGCACCCCTGCGCGAAATGGCGGGAAGATTTGAGGTTCATTGGGGTGCAAGGGTCATGCAACTGGCGCCCGACGGAGCGGGGTGGCGGGTGGTGCTGGAAAATGGCGCCTCACAGGCAGTGGCCGCCGTCGTGGTCGCCCTTCCGGCCGAACAGGCGGCTGAACTGACGGCGTCGGTTTCACCTGACTTCTCAGCCTTGGCGGAGGCGACACCGACTGATCCGTGCTGGACCGTCATGGCGGCGTTCAGCGAAAGGCTGGAAACAGGGATCGACTGCTGGCGTGGTGATGAGGCCTCCCCCCTCGTCTGGGCCGCACGCAATTCGTCAAAGCCCGGACGCACAGGCCCCGAGGCCTGGGTTCTGCAGGCCTCTCCCGCATGGTCACGCACGCATCTTGAGGCATCGGCTGAAGAGGTCATCCCGGCCCTGCTCGGCGCCCTTTTCGACTCCCTTGCCATCAGTCCTGCACACCCGATCGCCCAGAGCGCCCACCGCTGGCGATATGCCAGATCTGGGACCCAGGGGTCTGGCGCCCTTTGGGACCCCAGGCGCTGCCTGGGTCTCTGCGGAGACTGGCTGCTGGGGCCACGGGTCGAGGCCGCCTGGCTATCGGGGACCCGTTTGGCGGATCTTGTCGGGAATTGA